The Montipora capricornis isolate CH-2021 chromosome 3, ASM3666992v2, whole genome shotgun sequence genome window below encodes:
- the LOC138040656 gene encoding uncharacterized protein yields the protein MTPSGLPLQLPCTKNQQSRDAQCAWDEKLPEELEIRYQKWEQNLPRLLDVPRALVIAGEQIEEISLHAFGETSARGVAAVVYAVVNQGSCFTQGLAAARSRLAKQGLTIPRLELVSGHMALNFIKNVSDALVGLPVTSMTAWQDSSVALHWILKGGDFKQFVGNRIRKIKEHEAVEWRHVPSGENPADLASRGGLVTKENTLWWKGPIWLSDPLQ from the coding sequence ATGACCCCCTCGGGTTTGCCTCTCCAGTTACCCTGCACAAAAAACCAACAATCGAGGGATGCTCAGTGTGCATGGGATGAGAAGCTTCCTGAGGAACTTGAAATTAGGTATCAGAAGTGGGAGCAGAATCTTCCCCGATTGTTAGATGTGCCTAGAGCACTGGTAATAGCAGGGGAGCAAATTGAAGAGATCTCGCTTCATGCATTTGGTGAGACGAGTGCACGGGGAGTAGCTGCGGTGGTCTATGCTGTGGTGAATCAAGGGTCCTGCTTTACACAAGGTCTTGCTGCAGCCAGAAGTCGCCTCGCTAAACAAGGATTGACCATTCCTAGGTTGGAACTGGTGTCTGGCCACATGGCACTTAATTTTATCAAGAATGTGTCAGACGCATTGGTTGGTCTCCCAGTGACCTCGATGACGGCTTGGCAAGACAGCTCAGTAGCTCTGCACTGGATACTGAAAGGGGGAGACTTCAAACAATTTGTCGGAAATCGAATCCGTAAGATCAAAGAACATGAGGCTGTTGAGTGGAGGCACGTCCCATCTGGTGAAAACCCGGCGGACCTCGCCAGTAGAGGAGGGCTAGTGACGAAAGAAAATACCCTTTGGTGGAAGGGACCAATATGGCTCAGTGACCCGTTACAGTAG
- the LOC138041811 gene encoding 52 kDa repressor of the inhibitor of the protein kinase-like, with protein sequence MRPIVTSVQGRLIDVYFGYKKIGDVTNHYSGIRADIDAWFARMYTKVLSLAELVQSTEERPRACNRQQNRDNTPAETVPSYWKRSVAIPPLDTVCAGLQSRFSEEKRAHFELCALIPAVLTVKTSEEISELAKVLQAKWEHLLPVSSALESELFLWKGYCQQKALGDVSVTGLLSSHADNLFFPNIRELLKILAVLPIGSTEAERSFSCVRRIHTWLRSRMTTDRLSDLAVIAMHYHSIHIDRDKVYNKYMAIHPRRMMSASLLHD encoded by the coding sequence ATGAGGCCAATAGTCACATCCGTACAAGGTCGTCTCATTGACGTCTACTTTGGTTACAAGAAGATCGGAGATGTCACCAACCACTACAGCGGCATTCGTGCTGATATCGATGCCTGGTTTGCAAGAATGTACACGAAGGTCTTAAGTCTTGCTGAGCTGGTCCAATCTACGGAAGAGCGTCCGCGCGCGTGTAACAGACAGCAAAACCGGGACAACACCCCAGCAGAGACAGTGCCAAGTTACTGGAAACGGTCCGTAGCAATACCACCGCTTGACACAGTCTGTGCAGGGCTACAATCCCGCTTTAGCGAAGAGAAGCGAGCACACTTCGAGCTTTGCGCACTAATCCCTGCAGTTCTCACTGTCAAGACATCCGAGGAAATATCAGAGTTAGCAAAAGTACTTCAAGCAAAGTGGGAACACTTGCTCCCCGTCTCGTCCGCCCTTGAAAGCGAACTATTTCTATGGAAAGGCTACTGCCAGCAGAAGGCACTGGGCGACGTGTCTGTGACCGGCCTTCTGTCAAGCCATGCAgataatttgttttttcccaACATAAGAGAGCTACTGAAGATTCTAGCTGTATTACCGATAGGCAGCACAGAGGCGGAGAGGTCGTTCTCTTGTGTGAGAAGAATCCACACGTGGTTAAGGAGCAGGATGACCACCGACAGGCTGTCGGATCTAGCCGTGATTGCCATGCATTACCACAGTATCCATATCGATCGGGACAAAGTATACAACAAGTACATGGCAATCCACCCAAGGCGCATGATGTCAGCTTCTCTGCTCCATGATTGA
- the LOC138040658 gene encoding zinc finger MYM-type protein 1-like — protein MHSLEYLNLHGCTSIDPINMMTCLKDPRDDNCGEANPVSDVPYDVSHVVKSAEKLSDADKVQFLENCWRPTPSCSNLDTQYWKSGNLNKHIKFQIKWLDQRKWLAYSARPDHIGAWCITCCLFLSDNEKASLGSFVKTSFRTYNKSKEKFDGHETKEYHKKAVERSYIVRAQVSNIQKRIDTQIDSVRMDNIQSNKTVLPLIVDAVMLCAKQQIALRGHRDYNIDFAEAPAQNEGNFIAILRLLAESNPELKRHLISGPANARYTSKTVQNEIISVMADLIRDYFPQCLEETPHFALIADETTSEGREVLSVCPRLLDFADPTNPIQGEVLLDLCDLPRTTGSVIAATIRESLERQKVEIANCRGQAYDTTASMSSNKKGVQAEIAKHAPDAEYQGCRLHSLNLIRSVSQQMTTDTILMVKSGAGIQKPKHLLMGCAIR, from the exons ATGCACTCATTAGAGTATCTTAATCTACATGGTTGCACGAGCATCGACCCAATAAACATGATGACATGCCTCAAAG ACCCTCGTGACGATAATTGTGGTGAAGCAAATCCTGTATCCGATGTTCCGTATGATGTAAGTCATGTTGTAAAGTCAGCAGAAAAGTTAAGTGACGCTGATAAAGTACAGTTTCTAGAAAACTGTTGGCGACCAACTCCTTCGTGTAGCAATCTCGACACCCAATATTGGAAATCAGGGAATCTGAATAAGCACATTAAGTTTCAAATTAAATGGCTGGATCAGCGGAAGTGGCTGGCGTACAGTGCTCGCCCCGATCACATTGGAGCATGGTGTATcacctgttgtttatttttaagcGACAATGAAAAAGCGTCCCTTGGGTCATTTGTCAAAACTTCCTTTCGGACCTATAAcaaatccaaagagaaatttgaTGGTCACGAAACAAAGGAGTATCACAAGAAAGCCGTTGAACGCTCCTATATTGTTCGAGCCCAAGTAAGCAACATTCAGAAGCGAATAGATACACAAATCGACTCAGTAAGAATGGATAACATCCAGTCGAACAAAACAGTGTTGCCTCTTATTGTTGATGCTGTGATGCTTTGCGCAAAGCAACAAATTGCTTTGCGTGGACACAGAGATTATAATATAGATTTTGCTGAAGCACCCGCGCAAAACGAAGGCAATTTTATTGCCATCTTACGTCTTTTAGCAGAGAGCAACCCTGAATTGAAAAGGCATCTGATATCGGGACCAGCCAATGCACGCTATACAAGCAAAACGgtgcaaaatgaaattatttctgtTATGGCCGACTTAATCCGTGACTATTTTCCACAATGTCTCGAGGAGACTCCTCATTTTGCACTGATTGCCGACGAAACCACGTCTGAGGGACGGGAGGTGCTGTCCGTGTGCCCTCGCCTGCTTGACTTTGCTGACCCGACAAATCCAATACAGGGTGAAGTATTACTAGATCTATGTGACCTTCCAAGAACCACCGGATCAGTTATAGCCGCTACAATTCGGGAAAGCTTAGAAAGACAGAAGGTAGAAATTGCAAATTGCCGTGGTCAAGCCTATGATACGACAGCGTCAATGAGCTCGAACAAGAAAGGGGTACAAGCAGAAATTGCTAAGCATGCACCAGACGCAGAGTACCAAGGGTGCCGTCTACATTCCCTTAATCTT ATCAGATCTGTGAGCCAACAGATGACGACCGATACTATCCTAATGGTGAAATCTGGAGCTGGGATCCAAAAACCAAAACACTTGCTAATGGGCTGCGCCATACGATGA